The Epinephelus fuscoguttatus linkage group LG7, E.fuscoguttatus.final_Chr_v1 DNA window TATACTTCTGGCTTCTGCAACAACTTAAAGATGCAGAAACACCATAATTATAGACACATTGGTTTTGTGTTTTCGTGTAACCGCTGCCGAAAGCACTTGATAATAGCAGAGCTGTCCGCTAACGTTAATGGCGGCGGCGCCCCCCACCCCCAGTCCTGATTTTTGATATGTGACGCAGGATTAAACTAATAACAGCATTCTCAATTCTGTGGCAGTTATTGTGAGATTATAGTTATCGAAACTGCACCCAGTGCTTCTGTAAGTGACGGTGCGTGTTTAAATGCTCGTGTCTTTCCCTGTCCATTGTGCAGGTCCCACGTGAGCCGGAGCAGCTTCGCAAGCTGTTCATTGGAGGTTTGAGCTTCGAGACCACAGATGAAAGCCTGCGGGCTCACTTTGAGCAATGGGGGGGTCTTACAGATTGTGTGGTAAGTGCAGCCCTTTGCACTACTTTACATTAACATTTCTGTGTAAtgataaacagaaaacattgTAGGTAACACTGGTAACCAATATCATCACCTCTAGGTCATGAGGGATCCCAACACCAAGAGATCCAGGGGCTTTGGATTTGTCACATACTCGTCAGTTGATGAAGTTGATGCTGCCATGTCTGCCCGCCCTCATAAAGTTGATGGGAGAGTTGTTGAACCTAAACGAGCCGTTTCCAGGGAGGTATGTTGAATGTTATATTCTACAAAACCTGCATTGAGTAAATGTCGTGTGCATGAAGAAGGTATGTGTTAAGTTACAATGGCAAATGTCTTTGATCACAGGACTCAAACAGGCCAGGTGCCCATGTTACAGTGAAAAAGATCTTTGTTGGGGGCATCAAGGAGGATACAGAGGAGTCGCACCTGCGAGACTACTTCACACAATTTGGCAAGATTGAGGTCATTGACATCATGACTGACCGTAATACAGGAAAGAAGAGGGGCTTTGCCTTTGTGACCTTTGATGATCACGATTCAGTCGACAGGATTGTCAGTAAGTGCAAATGTtcactgattttatttatttatttatttttttttttttttgctgcatatAGTCAGATTCACCAACCTAACTGTCTTGAATGGCTGCTAATACCCTTTCCTTCCCCCAGTCCAGAAATATCACACAATCAACTCCCACAACTGTGAAGTCAGGAAGGCCCTCACAAGACAGGAAATGCAGACTGCAGGAATGGGAATGAGAGGTAAGATCCATCTTATGCAGTTAAGCCAGATTAATGTTCATAGTTGACACACTGGCACAGTAAATACTATTCCTGAGCTTATGGTTGTGTTTTGCTCTAGGCCGCAACACTGGTGGAAGGCCCTATGACTGCGACAGATTCAGCCAGGGTAAGGCTTCTTTGATAATGGGGTTAACATAATTTTTGTTTACTAACTAGCATAATATACCATGTCTGAAAGCTGACTTGGTATATTTGCTTGTCTTTCAGGTGGCAGAGGCAGATATGATGATGGTCCTTACAATTGCAATGGGGGTGGTGGTAAGtaacattttattgtgaaaatactTCAGCTGAAAAGCCTGGTAGCATACTAAGTAGACTATACTGTTGTAGGCTATGGAGGTGGTCCTGGCGGTCCTGGTGGATACAATAATGGCGGTGGTGGCGGCGGCAACCGAGGGTATAACCAGGGTGGCTACAACCAGGGTGGTGGAGGCGGCGGAGGCTATGGTGGAAATGGCTATGATGCCAACGGCTATGGTAAGTGTACCATCTGAAATCATACAAGGTTCTGCACCTGTTTAATGCAATCGTGTTCTGTGTTCAGAATTGACTAACTTTTCCCCCCTTGCTGATGAACTTCTAGGCaactgtggtggtggtggcggcggcGGTGGCAATAACTACAACAACATGGGCCACTACGATCCACAGGCCTCCAACTTTGGCCCAATGAAGAACAACTATGGtggtggcggcggcggcggtGTTGGAAGGAACTTTGGTAAGATGGATAAAGCATTTTGTATTACGTGTACGTCAGTTGGCGTAGTTTCTGTTAGCTGAGACTTCCTCTGTTGCTTCCAGGTGGCGGCTACGGAGGTGGCTCCAACAGTGGTGGATATGGCCGTCAAGCACGGTTTTGAAATGTGAATTGGTAAGTACACGATGGCATGCCTCAACTGTTAATTTTGTATCATAAAACCAGAGTTTGTAGTTGCAGGGACTCGTTAAGTGTagataaacttaaaaaaattcaCTCTGGATGTCAGGTCATACGAAGTCAGTGCACAGTTAACAATGTTGTTCCGTATTGTTCAACAGGACTGAGTACTTAGGAGAGGAGagcaaggagaggagagcaagCGAAGTGACAGGGCAGCTGCAGGTTTACCTCCTAAATCTGCTCAGCCAAACAGTTGTGGCAGgttacagctgctgcaagaagAGATGTACAGTAGATAAATCATGGAGGGTCTTCATTTaaaagttttgtgttttttcatctAAATGTATTTCTGGAAAGCAAGCATTCCAATGAGGTttttatgtagtttttttttttcctggtttttATTTGTAACTGCAACCAATCAAGCTGAAATAAACCatctttcagtttttttaaagtCGTTAGCCTCTTGAGTGGTTTGGGAAAGGGAGGGTTCACTATTAGGTGATGCACAATGTGGGATGAGGGACATACTATACACATGTGAGGAGCCAAACAAACAATTGTGATGTGAGAAGAGACATACCACATACACAATGAGTCATAAGTTGATGCATTTACAATACCGACTGAGGAATGGGAAGTGGTGCACAAATGCCTCGTCAGAAAGAGCTCACCACTTGGTGCAGACTACCCTGAGTTCTGCAAAGATCAACTGGAGGATGCTAGCTTACATGGAAAGTCTTTGAGGCTAGTCATGGAAGCCAGCTGAGGGAGAGAAGTAGCAAAACCACCGCCAGGATCATTGAAGCAGGGGAGAGTGAGAACAGATGCCTGAGGCTAGCAGGCAGCAGCTACCAAAAGGCTTAAGTGCTGTCAGTAGGTAAGACCAGACTTCTCAACTACTGATAGTATGTCTTGCTTTTGTCATGTAGCTGGTAGTAAGTTGTGTAGCCCAGTAATGACGTAACATTTTTTGTGAAAACAAGTTTTATTACGATGTACATTGTTGACTGGTAAATTGGCCTCCTAATAGGGCATAGAGGCCCTAAAACATTCTGCATGCTGTGAACAAAATGAACAGTTTCTGCATAAGATTTGCATTTTGCTTATTTGGCATGTCTGCTTTCTAGGAAAGTCCCTACACGGTCTCCAAAGCCTGAGTTCCATTTCAGCATTCCAGTCACAATGGCTCAATCGGTACAAATCCTCATCATTAAAACTGTCCACATCACTTTTCTTATTTggtatttatttaactttaactaTTCTTTCTTTTACAGGCTTCCTGAACAATCATGCTGATGCTGAAGACTTTATACTTTTTTACTGAAGACTGCTGTGCagtgttttttagtttttttttaataaagtattttttataAGGCACTCTGGTGTTGTTTCAGTCAATTTAAATGCATGAAAAGTGTACATTGATAACATGAATGACAAGTTTTACACATAACAGTTAAGTCAGCCATATGAGAAGTAACTTCCAGacagttcacacacactttcagttGGCACAATCAGGCAGTACACCTTCTGTAAGGGTATTAAATATTGAGTATCTATTCAGCAGTGCTCTCTCTTTTGCATAGTTGTGTGAGGTACCAAATAAATTTTACCATCAGGTGTTTGTTGTAGGCCGTATTCATCTATCGAATATGGTTTTCCATCTTCGTCTCTTATGTGAGTAAACACTTCTGAGTAAAGGTCTGTAAGGCGACATTTAATATAAGACAAGCTGCGCTGGAACTCGAGCCTTTCCTGCGTCAGGTGCTCTCTTTGGGCCTGCAGCTGGTTCAGTTCTCTCTCAAGGTGAATTATGCTCTCAAGCTTCCTTTTCCTGCAGTTCTGAGCTGCCACCTTGTTCTTCCCTCTCCGTCTAATGTCCCTGACCAGTGCAAGTTGACTATCTGTCAGGCTATACTGCGTCAGGAGCTCGTTGAAGTCATCCACAGGTAGATTGATAATCTTCTCCATGGGGAAAGGGATCTTCAAAGCCATGGCCCGCCGCTCGTCTCTGCTCAGCGGAGCCGGAGTGGAGATGCTTCCTTGTGGTTTTGTGTACATGTTATGTTGTGAGCTCCCTCTGCTGGACACTCCAGAGTCTATGTACAGGTCGCCTAGAGCAGAGGCCTGGCCCTGCTGTTTCACAGACCGAGGAGTCAGAGCATTACATAAAGGCTGAGATGAATTAGAGGGTGAATAAAAAGACGGATGTGCACCTGAGTGTAAATATGAGTGAGACTGACCCTGGTAGTCCATTGAATAACGGACATGTGCTCTTCTGGCTTGCTCTGCCATGCTGTCTGGTTCACCATCACTGTATGTTATGCCCATGTCTACACCCTGGTAACCTGGTGCACCACCGACAGGATTGTCTGGGGAGGCCAAAGGTGGACTGGACCCCAGAGACAGACCTGAGTCAGACTCTAGATCTTCCGCTGGGCGTGCGTGTGAACTTTGTCCATGTGTAGTCCACAGCATGTGCCGACGTAGATCCTGAGAGAGACAAACGTTGGCCCTCCTGTGCCCTTGAGAAGTACCGGACATGTTCATCTGTTCCCTAAGAGCCATGTGCGAGGGCTGCGCGTGAGAGGAGATGGGGAGCATTCTTTGATTGAGTTGCGATTCAGAGGGTGCGTACATCGcctctgtgttgttgttcagGCGATGACACACAGGCACCTCTTCAGAGTAACATCCATCGTAAGTGTCCGCAGTGCTGAGCTCAcaggcagcaggaggaggctCCGCATGGGACTGAGCCATCTCATATCCTCCAATGGGGACCATGGGCTCCATGGTTTGGTATTGTGTTGTTTCATAGGAGCCTTCACTGGGGACTTCAAACTcctgcaacaaaaacaaaaagatgcacTTATGATTGACCGGTACATCAGTGTACTtctcacatgctcacacacaactattaaattaaagaCCTCGAATTCAATTACTGTCTTTTACACATTTCATCTGGCTCACTATAGACCACAGTTTGCCCCCACTTCAGCATGCCACCCATCGCCTATGAAGGGCTCTCATAGACGTGATCGGGTTTCACCTGGAAACAGATGGCTATTGTGCGGTGCAGGGGGCCACTAGCAACATACAGCACTTGCCCCCTCTCACAATCTCTTCATCCTGCCATCACTCAAATGCCTCATTGTTGCCTCCTTcagctgagtgtgtgttagTTTAACAGTTAGCACCACATGAATATAGAAAAATATGTATCTAAAATGCAACATGTATTCtgtactttcattttcattcatgaaCCATATTTTAACTGCTGTACTTCATATTCTACTTTTAccatgacactgaaaataacaCAGTTTTGTCACTGGTTAAAATTAATTGATGAAATACATTCATATCTGCTGAGTTATGAGAAGcacaaaaaatgttatttactaAATTATCCTCACAATGCAACATGCACCTCTATGATAATACAGCATGACGTATTATGACAATGTACAGTAATTGTGCATATCAGGGATAAGACACAccacataacataacatatttggcaataaaaaaatacattattacaGTGCTCTCAGTGTGTCAGTGCAGAAGAGTTACCTGCAGTTCTGTGATGGCCATCAGCTCCTGCCAAGCCACATCCATCTCTGTGTCCTGGGCAGCTCCATGAGACCTGGCTCCAGGGAAATTAGCTGACATGGACACTCCCCCACACAGCCTGCCTGGAGTACCTAATACCTTGtaacagaaaagaaaattgattacctttcattcattcataaatcTATTTGAGTCTTGATTATGTGTTTCTTAGAGAGACTTACCTCGCAGGTTCTCCTCAGAGGGAGAACATAGTTGGCTGTTGAACACATTCAGAACAGGCTCTAGCTGCAACACACCAACCTGGCAAAGACACAGAACAGCACGTTATGATCACCCAGCCTCTAGACTTTAACACACAAAGAAGACATAGTatctacaaacacacatttctaaTACATACAGTAAGCTACATATCTGCAGATGTCTCGGTGCTTAATAAATGACTCTGGCTGTTGTGTAGGGTCTATTGGAGCACATGAAGgattcagttcagttgagctgaCTCCTCCCATCAGCTGTCCCTGGTGCAGCTATGCCGACCCCTGATAAGACAATCTGCGGGAAAACAGCGTGCTTTACAAGACACGCTGGGGCCTGATGGCtgctttggtgaatttggtgttCGGCTAACATGTTGGCAGTTATCTTTCAACTCTTTTGGTTAAGCTCTGACAATAGCCGATAATTTAGAGTATTGGCATCTCCAACTTGTGTTTAAGAATTTTGAAAATAttctaatttatttaaaaacaaaaccaaaatatcAAGTTTCACAAATGAAACAGCTGCTTCATTACTGAATAATTCCTAACCAGATCTTGTCACTTGTACAGCTGCGTAATGTACATTTTTGATAATACTCACACATACTCGCACACCCCACAGTATGTCAGGGCATACGTATATGAACAATATGTACACGCAGGCATATACGCAAACACATTTAGTTGTTCAGATGTTTTAACCTGAATTTAAAAGCCTAACCACAGAGATGGGGATGCCATTGCCCTCAGCTATAGACGCCCTATAGCCTACCTGTTGCATTGTTTCACCTTatgtaacattttttaaataagctAAACAATAAATAGGTGGTGAGAATCTGCCTTATTGCTTTGGGTCAATTAAAACTCATCTTTTGCGTTGGCTAGAATAATGATTTTATCCTTAACTTTTCCATCAGTCAATAGATCACTTTAATAATTTGCAAATGCCATTCCTGACACCATGTTGATTTCTTCATGTTTGAACAAGCAGTATGTCTTCCCATCAAtaaatccaaaatgtgatgtcatcaagtgtcAGCCTCGAGCTACTCCACTGACAATGATGCACAAATTGGCTTTGTGGTTATGACACAGCTAAAGGAGTGGTTGAAGGTGCCTTTGAAGTGAGaattatttcaaattaaaaaagacaTAGCTATCAAAGTCAAGCTAATTGGAGCGGGGTATCAAACAAACAGCTGTGTCACATTGAGGTGTCACAGATTACAGCCCTGGTTCGGTGAGTTTAACTTTTGAAGAGGCTTTAATGGTCTGGATCAATTAAACTGTCTCtgatctgagaaaaaaaaaattgcaaaatgtTGTACACTTAATTCTTTTTACTTGGTCATGGTGCAATCCATGAACAAAtgtgtttcctctttttaaGATTCTAATTACACATCTAATGTCCTCTCATTGACCTTTAGAATAAACAGtgtacattaaatttgtgtatTATATTAGTGAAACTTGTCTGTAAGGCTATTTGCCATCGTGTGCCATGTG harbors:
- the nfe2 gene encoding transcription factor NF-E2 45 kDa subunit isoform X1: MCSTANYVLPLRRTCEVLGTPGRLCGGVSMSANFPGARSHGAAQDTEMDVAWQELMAITELQEFEVPSEGSYETTQYQTMEPMVPIGGYEMAQSHAEPPPAACELSTADTYDGCYSEEVPVCHRLNNNTEAMYAPSESQLNQRMLPISSHAQPSHMALREQMNMSGTSQGHRRANVCLSQDLRRHMLWTTHGQSSHARPAEDLESDSGLSLGSSPPLASPDNPVGGAPGYQGVDMGITYSDGEPDSMAEQARRAHVRYSMDYQGQSHSYLHSGAHPSFYSPSNSSQPLCNALTPRSVKQQGQASALGDLYIDSGVSSRGSSQHNMYTKPQGSISTPAPLSRDERRAMALKIPFPMEKIINLPVDDFNELLTQYSLTDSQLALVRDIRRRGKNKVAAQNCRKRKLESIIHLERELNQLQAQREHLTQERLEFQRSLSYIKCRLTDLYSEVFTHIRDEDGKPYSIDEYGLQQTPDGKIYLVPHTTMQKREHC
- the hnrnpa1b gene encoding heterogeneous nuclear ribonucleoprotein A1b — encoded protein: MANNVPREPEQLRKLFIGGLSFETTDESLRAHFEQWGGLTDCVVMRDPNTKRSRGFGFVTYSSVDEVDAAMSARPHKVDGRVVEPKRAVSREDSNRPGAHVTVKKIFVGGIKEDTEESHLRDYFTQFGKIEVIDIMTDRNTGKKRGFAFVTFDDHDSVDRIVIQKYHTINSHNCEVRKALTRQEMQTAGMGMRGRNTGGRPYDCDRFSQGGRGRYDDGPYNCNGGGGYGGGPGGPGGYNNGGGGGGNRGYNQGGYNQGGGGGGGYGGNGYDANGYGNCGGGGGGGGNNYNNMGHYDPQASNFGPMKNNYGGGGGGGVGRNFGGGYGGGSNSGGYGRQARF
- the nfe2 gene encoding transcription factor NF-E2 45 kDa subunit isoform X2, which produces MCSTANYVLPLRRTCEVLGTPGRLCGGVSMSANFPGARSHGAAQDTEMDVAWQELMAITELQEFEVPSEGSYETTQYQTMEPMVPIGGYEMAQSHAEPPPAACELSTADTYDGCYSEEVPVCHRLNNNTEAMYAPSESQLNQRMLPISSHAQPSHMALREQMNMSGTSQGHRRANVCLSQDLRRHMLWTTHGQSSHARPAEDLESDSGLSLGSSPPLASPDNPVGGAPGYQGVDMGITYSDGEPDSMAEQARRAHVRYSMDYQAGPGLCSRRPVHRLWSVQQRELTT